The Euzebya sp. genome includes the window CCGCTCGTGGTCCCCGCGACCACGGCCAGGCCGCGACCGGCGGTGAGGCGAGACTCCCGCAGGTGCGGCTCGATCAGCCGGTGGGCGACGAACGCGAGGCTGAAGACCGCGAGGAAGATCTCGATGCCGCGGTCGGATGTCGCGCCGAGGAACGCGCTCGCCACCGCCACGCCCACGACGGCGCCGGGCAGCATCCGCACGATCGTGGCGCGGTCCCAGTCGCGGCGGTGGACCCAGATGGCGGCCAGGTCACCGGCCATCAGGAGGGGGAGCAGGACGCCGATCGCCTGCGACGCCGGGACGACCACCACGAGCAGGATCGTCACGAACGGCCCGAGCCCCCCTCCCAGGCCGCCCTTGCTCAGCCCGATCAGGATCGCGGCCGCGCCGACCACGACCACGGAGGTCGTCGTCAGCTCCAGGTCCACGGCCCTCCGGGATACCCGGGGGCCGCGGGCGCCACACGGCGCCGATCAGCAGGCGGGGGCCGCGTCCAGGGCAGCGGCCGTCGTCGCCGGGATGACGGCCAGGCCGCCGGCGAGGAGGACGTCGACGTCGTCGGGGCTGCACGCCAGCGCCGACGTCTCCGGCGGCATCGGCTCGGACACGAGCGCGAGGGCGCCCCCGAGGTCGGCGGCCAGCCCGGCGGCCGGCAGCCCGAAGAGCCAGCCGTCGGCGCGGAAGCCGTCGACCGCGACGAGGACCCGGCCTGACGCCGGGATGCCGATGAGCTCGGTCGCGATGGCCTGGGCGGTGGCAGCCCGACTCGCCCCCGCGATCCGGCGCGGGTTCGGCACGTCGGCTTCGACGGCCGCCGACAGCGCCGCGGTGCCGCCCAGCAGGACCGTCTGGTCCGGCGCCACCTCGTCGAGGAAGGCGGCGACGGCGGGGTGCACCGACGCGGTGTCGGTCACGACCGTCGGGATGGCCTCCGCGGCGGTCCACGCCCCGGAGGAGACGCTGTCGGCCCACGCTGCCGTCGGGTTGTCGGCCGGGCCACCGGCACGCGCGAGCGCCACCTGCGTCGGCGCCGCGCCCCGCGTCGCGGCCAGCCGCCGCACCTCCTCGGCCACCGCCACCGACGTCTCCACCCGGGACGGACCCGCCAGGCGGACGACCTCGACGCCCTCGGCCTCGAGCGCGGACACGACCGCGCCCGACACCGCCGCCTCCCCGCCGAGGACGTAGGCGGTGCCACCGGGGTCGAGCACGCGGCCGATCTCGTCCCGGGTGACGTCCGGGAGGGCGTCGGTGCCGGTGAGCAGCAGCGGACCGCGTCCGGTCAGCGCCGCGCCCACCAGGGAGTCGGCGAACGCGTCGTCGCGGGACAGCACGACGTAGGCGGCTTCGCGCGGGCCGTCCTCGCCGGCGGCGCAGCCGAAGCGGGCCTCGGAGACCGCCACGGCGTGGGCGACGGGATCGGTGAAGTCGGCGCGCTCGGTCGTGGTCGGGTCGCCGTCCAGCCCACCGCACACCAGCGGCGCCCCGGTCGGCTGCGGCGCGGACACGGTGGTCCACTCCACGATCACGAAGTCCTCCCCCTCGGGCCCGGGGTAGGGAGCGCCGGCCTCCACCACCTCCTGCTCGTCGCTGCCGTCGAGCGCGGCGGTGAACACCGTCTCCCCGCGGTGGTAGGCGATGCGCGTCCCGTCGGGGGAGAACGACGGCGCCCCTCCCGTGACGGGGATGTCGCCGACGAGCGAGAGCTCGCGGTCGTACAGGCACATGGCGAGGCG containing:
- a CDS encoding sulfite exporter TauE/SafE family protein, with amino-acid sequence MDLELTTTSVVVVGAAAILIGLSKGGLGGGLGPFVTILLVVVVPASQAIGVLLPLLMAGDLAAIWVHRRDWDRATIVRMLPGAVVGVAVASAFLGATSDRGIEIFLAVFSLAFVAHRLIEPHLRESRLTAGRGLAVVAGTTSGITSTVAHAGGPPVAVYLLAAGVTPVAYVATTAIFFFVVNWLKVPGYVAAGLLDLSTLRVLPFALLIWPGVVTGRWLVDRISRQVFERIVLALLVVGAIYLLV
- a CDS encoding cell wall-binding repeat-containing protein: MVRSRALVVLAVVVVLSLAVPGGAAVPGTNGPIMYTTDPARLFSTAPGGGEATTVFEDTFTTMEAAAVSPDGTTLAYLEVSEDGDGHDVMTYRFGDGEPTRVTSLAGPERPSRFLPDLDWSPDGSRLVVAQPHRLSVVGLDGAAQTAIDVAADQAFGDDDQLVEVTWSAGGEIFAFGLGVAVRLDPASGARRDATIFSAATQTQTSDGVDVTPDGNRIVVPCFIAAGSGRLAMCLYDRELSLVGDIPVTGGAPSFSPDGTRIAYHRGETVFTAALDGSDEQEVVEAGAPYPGPEGEDFVIVEWTTVSAPQPTGAPLVCGGLDGDPTTTERADFTDPVAHAVAVSEARFGCAAGEDGPREAAYVVLSRDDAFADSLVGAALTGRGPLLLTGTDALPDVTRDEIGRVLDPGGTAYVLGGEAAVSGAVVSALEAEGVEVVRLAGPSRVETSVAVAEEVRRLAATRGAAPTQVALARAGGPADNPTAAWADSVSSGAWTAAEAIPTVVTDTASVHPAVAAFLDEVAPDQTVLLGGTAALSAAVEADVPNPRRIAGASRAATAQAIATELIGIPASGRVLVAVDGFRADGWLFGLPAAGLAADLGGALALVSEPMPPETSALACSPDDVDVLLAGGLAVIPATTAAALDAAPAC